The DNA region CGAGGTATTTCAgtctttttcttcaaattaagtTCATCAACATTAAAGGTGAATACAACCTCACTGTCTTCTTTTACATGTCTTGGAGTCCTTTGCTGTGAATTCCCTGACTTTACAAAACCATTCATCTGTTGACTGTCCCTTAGCACTTGTGGTTCATTTCTAACTGACCTGCTTGTGAGTGGTTTATTAACAACATCAGGAAAATCAACATAgtcattttttgctttttgaggGGTGTTTCCTGTTAAGCTTCGGGATTGACTTCTACTCCTGTGGGAAGTAGGAGCCTCCCCCCTTGAAATTGTTCTTTCCTGATGCACAGATCTAAGGACATTTTTTCCACTAGGGGCTTCTGGAACTCTCGACACCAGCATGTGTGGCAGAGGCCTCTTGACATATCTGTTAGGCTGCCGTAGATAATCATCTTTCCTCACAACAACCATGCCTTCCTGTTTAAGGGGAGGACGAGATCTTATGACCTGACTGTGGTAATCTTTGGGTTTTAATGTAGGGTAAACAAGGTTGAGGTACAACTTTTGATCAACCTTAAGCTGCTTATGATCTGGTCGAGCACCGGCTCCATAGATTATGGGAGCTTTTATGAGTCCCATATAAACACTCTGTTTAGTTTTCATCTGCTTGTGATTGGTAGAGAGCCCATACAGATCACTCTCAACAGATTGCTGTATTTGCATGTTCTTCTTACCAGCTAATAGCTCTGGATGGTGAAACAAATACTCTCTGACATCTCTCATGGTTCGTGCAGGTCTAGGCTGCAACCCATAGATGCTTGAGGTACTTGGTGAAACCAAAGCCCTTGAGAGTGGCTCTCTCACACTGTATGTGGAATATGAACCATTTCCATCTCTGGAACCACGATCTAAACTGCCAGGATGGTATATGTGTCTATTGCCAGGACGAATAGGCTCCAAGTTGCCATGGTAACTATGCCTGTCCACTTGATTTCTTGGACGATACTGTTTTGTGTAAGTCTTATCAAAAGTAAAGGACCTTGCATCTTGATGAGCCAGTGGGCTTGATGGTCTGAAGCTTTGCACACTTCTCAAttcttcgtcatcatcatcacttaCTTCAATAGATGAATGTTTAGATGACTTCTGAGCAGGAGGCAATTCTTCATTGGTGCGATATTTCCGTGAGGAATTTGCTATACTTGCAGAAATACCCATGGTTCCTTGCCACCTCCTGTCCTGTTCTAAAATAAtgcaaatataaaaattcagtaaattttatttagtaTACTTATGATATTTTCATCAACTATAATCCTAGTTCTCCCATTTGCTGCCAATAGAAAACAATGGGAAGAGAAAATAGCCAGAATAAATCCTCTTGCTTATACATGTACCTTGCTACTTTCcttgctttttcatttttcattaagCTGTAATGTTTCAACCCTTAGACACTTAAGAGTGACTGGTTTCTAGTTTCTCATCTAACTATCATTTCTGAATAAAACACcaaagtcatgagaattaagaaaatgatcatcattTTAAGAAGTGCCTCATTGCTACACAAAATCCTCTCAACAGCACTCTTTGTTCAAAATGCTATGGCCCATATGCAAAGAAACACAACCACATTTCCTCCACTTGAAAGAACTACATTAGTTGCCTGTCTAATCAAGAATTGAATtcaagattttaattttgacatttaAAGCTTATCATGAAATTGGAGCAACTGGAAGTATTTGACAGACTCTTTAGTTAAACATGCCCTTTGAAGAACACTCTACTATTCCAACAAGGAATTGTTGGTACTTCCTAAGTATAATCTTGAGCACTATGGAATTTAGGTCATTACTCCCTCACTctggaacaatttaccagacCAAGGAAAAACTACAGCATACCTAagttcttttaaccctttcactcccatgagtgaccaagacagaatttctccttacaatatcaatacactatcaaccagacaagagatatgaataaagaaaaatatcaatttggggataattagttgatcgaACACTAAGTTCTctaaactaatattataagaattgtatgattgacagtaaggagaattacaaatttgatctgggagttaaagggttaagagtagAGTCAAGACCTTTTATGTAGTTGTTCCTTTTAGATTTTTTCACCTCAGATTTGTTTCTATTTTAACAAATATTATCATGATATAATTTTATATACTCAAGCAACTTCGTTTAACACTATTTGTAAATTAGTAGAAATGGTGCTtaagaaataattattattattaccattttttatttttttcttagagggcAATgtaacaaatcctgcaatctgattggttgtttacCCTGTCAgcattttcctatctctgcccatgGGCCACGCTTTTGTGAGTCGCCAAGTACATCCCAACTATCGTTGCCATTTTCCATAAATATATCTCCTT from Pocillopora verrucosa isolate sample1 chromosome 1, ASM3666991v2, whole genome shotgun sequence includes:
- the LOC131799766 gene encoding uncharacterized protein, with the protein product MGISASIANSSRKYRTNEELPPAQKSSKHSSIEVSDDDDEELRSVQSFRPSSPLAHQDARSFTFDKTYTKQYRPRNQVDRHSYHGNLEPIRPGNRHIYHPGSLDRGSRDGNGSYSTYSVREPLSRALVSPSTSSIYGLQPRPARTMRDVREYLFHHPELLAGKKNMQIQQSVESDLYGLSTNHKQMKTKQSVYMGLIKAPIIYGAGARPDHKQLKVDQKLYLNLVYPTLKPKDYHSQVIRSRPPLKQEGMVVVRKDDYLRQPNRYVKRPLPHMLVSRVPEAPSGKNVLRSVHQERTISRGEAPTSHRSRSQSRSLTGNTPQKAKNDYVDFPDVVNKPLTSRSVRNEPQVLRDSQQMNGFVKSGNSQQRTPRHVKEDSEVVFTFNVDELNLKKKTEIPRFEHDKEKGQVVPLYFRKSLAYSPKYEYSEDLLSSPL